A genome region from Erigeron canadensis isolate Cc75 chromosome 3, C_canadensis_v1, whole genome shotgun sequence includes the following:
- the LOC122592947 gene encoding 3-ketoacyl-CoA synthase 19-like, translating to MEFFINVMLMFTISYVSYRLAKVVFSRDQTCYMIDYECYKGKEGMKLNTEECAKIVTRNKNLRIEDYKFLLRTIVNSGLGEETYGPINIISGEEEHPKIVDSLSEMEAVFYDTLDSIFVRSGISPYQVDMLVVNVSLLSVVPSLTSRIINHYKMREDIKVFNLSGMGCSASVVAIDLVQHLFKTQKKKLAIVVSSESMSANWYCGRERSMMLSNCLFRVGGCSILLTNDRARKDQAIMKLMCSVRTHFGSNDEAYSCCMQVEDDQGYGGFRLTKNLTKAASRTLSKNLQVLLPKVLPLWEIIRFASQKKGGSKINLKAGIQHFCVHPGSRVVIDEVGTSLGLNEYDLEPAKMALHRFGNTSAGGLWYVLGYMEAKKRLKKGERILMISLGAGFKCNNCVWEVINGNMDRENVWEKVIDNYPPKKMMNPFLEKYGWINDEAMGSLKQEDIVKMLNFA from the coding sequence ATGGAGTTTTTTATAAATGTTATGCTTATGTTTACAATCTCATATGTTAGCTATAGGCTAGCAAAAGTGGTATTCAGTCGAGATCAAACTTGTTATATGATCGACTACGAATGCTACAAGGGAAAAGAGGGGATGAAGCTAAACACCGAAGAATGTGCAAAGATTGTTACGCGCAACAAGAATCTTCGTATAGAAGATTACAAGTTTTTGTTACGAACCATAGTTAATTCGGGTCTAGGTGAGGAAACATATGGGCCAATAAACATCATCTCGGGTGAAGAAGAACACCCGAAAATAGTTGATTCTCTATCAGAAATGGAAGCAGTATTCTATGATACACTTGATAGTATATTTGTCAGGTCAGGTATCTCACCATATCAAGTTGATATGCTTGTGGTAAATGTATCTTTACTCTCAGTTGTCCCTTCTTTAACATCTAGaattattaatcattataaAATGCGCGAAGATATTAAGGTGTTTAATCTTTCGGGAATGGGATGTAGCGCGAGTGTGGTGGCTATAGATCTTGTACAACACTTGTTCAAGACACAGAAGAAGAAACTAGCTATTGTTGTGAGCTCAGAATCGATGTCGGCAAACTGGTATTGTGGAAGAGAAAGGTCTATGATGTTGTCTAACTGTCTTTTTCGTGTAGGAGGATGTTCGATTCTTTTAACTAATGACAGGGCTCGTAAAGATCAAGCGATAATGAAGCTCATGTGTTCCGTTCGAACGCATTTTGGCTCTAACGATGAAGCCTATAGCTGTTGTATGCAAGTAGAAGATGATCAAGGATATGGTGGTTTTCGTCTTACAAAAAACCTCACGAAAGCGGCTTCTAGAACTTTATCGAAAAACTTACAAGTTCTTTTACCGAAAGTGCTTCCACTTTGGGAGATAATCCGTTTTGCAAGCCAAAAAAAAGGTGGCtcgaaaatcaacctcaaagcAGGAATACAACACTTTTGTGTACATCCAGGAAGTAGAGTTGTGATTGATGAAGTGGGTACAAGTCTAGGACTAAACGAGTACGATCTTGAGCCAGCTAAAATGGCGTTGCATCGATTTGGCAACACGTCCGCGGGTGGGTTGTGGTATGTTCTCGGATACATGGAGGCAAAGAAAAGGCTGAAGAAAGGTGAAAGAATCTTGATGATAAGTTTGGGTGCGGGTTTCAAATGCAACAACTGTGTTTGGGAGGTGATTAATGGAAATATGGATCGAGAGAATGTGTGGGAAAAAGTGATCGACAATTATCCTCCAAAGAAGATGATGAATccctttttagaaaaatatggaTGGATCAATGATGAAGCTATGGGTTCTCTTAAACAAGAAGATATAGTCAAGATGCTTAATTTTGCCTAG